A single Campylobacter concisus DNA region contains:
- a CDS encoding AAA family ATPase: MLIIAAIALISVLLFAVSKEPRNITYSQYMQLMDGNFIDRAVINDDEVVLYAQNNRFSIIKEGIDLKELIKKVPVEKTKQYITPGMIWGFIIFVCFVLWYAYIFRSIRKKEESLLSKKEGAFEIESVLNQNTMPVISNVRFSDVAGISEVKSELSEIVDFLKNPQKYRNFGIKMPKGVLMIGPPGVGKTLVAKAVAGEANVPFFYQNGASFVQIYVGMGAKRVRELFSKAKSYAPSIIFIDEIDAVGKSRGGTRNDEREATLNQLLTEMDGFEDNSGVIVIAATNRIEMIDEALLRSGRFDRRIFLSMPDFNDRVAILNTYLKDKKCDVSAEDIARMSVGFSGAALSTLVNEAAINALRNNESVLKIRDFEAVLNKVLLGKKKVLSYSESEKKIQAVYQGAKALSAYWFDVKFEKISLIEDRFMATEQEIESKSQMISRIKVLISGMCKLEIDENDIFSNSSSDLNLAKEIASKMVYEYGMGSSFVPNPNDVEEILKQAKEEIMSFLKGTNEQIAKISSYLLAYESVDKEALAKILNENY, translated from the coding sequence ATCCTAATAATCGCAGCTATCGCATTAATCAGCGTGCTGTTATTTGCCGTTAGCAAAGAGCCACGAAATATCACATATTCGCAATATATGCAGCTAATGGATGGAAATTTTATAGACCGCGCTGTAATCAATGATGATGAAGTCGTGCTTTATGCACAAAACAATCGTTTTTCAATCATAAAAGAGGGCATCGATCTAAAAGAGCTTATTAAAAAAGTGCCTGTTGAAAAGACTAAGCAATACATCACCCCTGGCATGATCTGGGGTTTTATCATCTTTGTCTGCTTTGTGCTTTGGTATGCTTATATCTTTAGAAGTATCAGGAAAAAAGAGGAGAGCTTGCTTAGCAAAAAAGAGGGTGCATTTGAGATAGAAAGCGTGCTAAATCAAAACACTATGCCAGTCATCTCAAATGTGAGATTTAGCGATGTGGCAGGTATTAGTGAGGTTAAAAGCGAGCTTAGCGAGATAGTTGATTTTCTAAAAAATCCACAAAAATATAGAAATTTTGGTATCAAAATGCCAAAAGGCGTGCTAATGATAGGCCCTCCAGGCGTTGGTAAGACGCTTGTGGCAAAGGCGGTTGCTGGCGAGGCAAATGTACCATTTTTCTATCAAAATGGTGCTAGTTTTGTGCAAATTTATGTTGGCATGGGTGCAAAAAGAGTAAGAGAGCTTTTTAGCAAAGCTAAGTCTTATGCTCCGTCTATTATCTTTATCGATGAGATAGATGCTGTTGGAAAGAGCAGGGGTGGTACTAGAAACGACGAGCGAGAAGCCACTCTAAATCAGCTACTAACCGAGATGGATGGCTTTGAGGACAACTCTGGCGTCATCGTAATAGCTGCTACAAATAGGATCGAAATGATCGACGAGGCACTACTTAGATCGGGTCGTTTTGATAGGAGAATTTTTCTTTCGATGCCTGATTTTAACGACAGAGTGGCTATTTTAAATACCTATTTAAAAGATAAAAAATGCGATGTTTCAGCCGAAGATATCGCTAGGATGAGCGTTGGCTTTTCAGGTGCGGCACTTAGCACACTTGTAAATGAAGCTGCGATAAATGCTCTAAGAAATAATGAGAGCGTACTAAAAATAAGAGACTTTGAGGCTGTTTTAAATAAGGTCTTGCTTGGTAAGAAAAAAGTACTAAGCTACAGCGAAAGTGAGAAAAAAATCCAAGCTGTCTATCAAGGTGCAAAGGCACTTAGTGCTTACTGGTTTGATGTGAAATTTGAAAAAATTTCACTCATTGAAGACCGCTTTATGGCAACCGAGCAAGAGATAGAGTCAAAGTCGCAGATGATATCTCGCATTAAAGTATTAATCTCTGGCATGTGTAAGCTTGAAATAGACGAAAATGATATTTTTTCAAACTCGAGCAGTGATCTAAATTTAGCCAAAGAGATCGCATCAAAGATGGTTTATGAGTACGGCATGGGTAGCTCTTTTGTGCCAAATCCAAACGACGTCGAAGAGATCTTAAAACAGGCAAAAGAAGAGATAATGTCCTTTTTAAAGGGTACAAACGAGCAGATCGCAAAGATCAGTTCATATCTGCTAGCGTACGAGAGTGTAGATAAAGAGGCGCTGGCAAAAATTTTAAATGAAAACTACTAA
- a CDS encoding molybdopterin adenylyltransferase gives MKAKIGILTLSDRASEGTYEDKSGPAIKEVLDSWIVSEREYFYEVIPDEFELIKERLVHMIDVFGCDLVLTTGGTGPAVRDVTPEATEAVCEKMMPGFGELMRAASLQYVPTAILSRQTAGIRGHALIINLPGQPKAIKECLEPVFPAVPYCIDLIEGAFIETDENVMKVFRPKQKKIS, from the coding sequence GTGAAAGCAAAAATAGGCATACTAACTCTATCTGATCGTGCAAGCGAAGGCACATACGAGGACAAATCAGGCCCAGCGATCAAAGAGGTGCTTGATAGCTGGATAGTGAGCGAGCGTGAGTACTTTTATGAGGTGATCCCAGATGAGTTTGAGCTTATAAAAGAGAGGCTTGTGCACATGATAGACGTGTTTGGTTGCGACCTTGTGCTAACTACTGGCGGTACAGGACCAGCGGTGAGAGACGTTACGCCAGAGGCTACTGAGGCTGTTTGTGAGAAGATGATGCCAGGCTTTGGTGAGCTAATGAGAGCTGCAAGCTTGCAATACGTCCCAACAGCGATCCTGTCACGCCAAACAGCAGGTATCAGAGGGCACGCGCTAATCATAAATTTACCAGGTCAGCCAAAGGCGATAAAAGAGTGCTTGGAGCCGGTATTTCCAGCGGTGCCATACTGCATAGACCTGATCGAAGGTGCGTTTATTGAGACTGATGAAAATGTGATGAAAGTTTTCCGCCCAAAACAAAAGAAAATTTCTTAA